Proteins co-encoded in one Candidatus Methylomirabilota bacterium genomic window:
- a CDS encoding thiamine pyrophosphate-binding protein, whose translation MKAVAAVAEILKREGVKFLIGYPVNPIIEAAAQADIRTIIVRQERTGLHMADAVSRVTSGQKIGVFTMQHG comes from the coding sequence ATGAAGGCGGTCGCGGCTGTCGCGGAGATCCTGAAGCGCGAAGGCGTCAAGTTCCTCATCGGCTATCCCGTCAACCCCATCATCGAGGCCGCCGCCCAGGCCGACATCCGCACCATCATCGTACGCCAGGAGCGCACGGGTCTGCACATGGCCGATGCCGTGAGCCGCGTCACCTCGGGGCAGAAGATCGGCGTCTTTACGATGCAGCACGGGC